Proteins from a single region of Abyssalbus ytuae:
- a CDS encoding LacI family DNA-binding transcriptional regulator has translation MNQKKILLKDIAKKLNVSTTTVSFVLNGKGKEKKISDEVIKKIEDYVESINFRPNLVAQSLRTGKTKILVFMVEDISNYFFAKIARIIEDIAYSKGYKILFCSNENNDDRSRDLINLFSKLQVDGFIIIPSAGIKKDIENLIKNNIPVVLCDRHFPQLKTSYVVINNYEASKEATTHLINNGFKNIAFITTDVRQIQMLDRLKGYEKAIAEAGLKSTVLQIPFADTNSEKGRDMISCLFTENKELDAVFFSTNYLTQSGLEMIKETNPSLINTLGIITFDDNDLFRIYSPSISAVAQPLHQIGQELMNIMLNLLKDNNTNQLKQVTLKANLIIRNSSLRKN, from the coding sequence GTGAACCAAAAAAAGATTTTATTAAAAGACATAGCAAAAAAACTCAACGTATCTACTACCACTGTATCTTTTGTTTTAAATGGTAAAGGAAAAGAAAAAAAGATATCTGATGAAGTCATTAAGAAAATAGAAGATTATGTAGAATCTATAAATTTCCGGCCTAATTTGGTAGCACAAAGTTTGAGAACCGGTAAAACCAAAATACTGGTTTTTATGGTTGAAGATATAAGCAATTATTTTTTTGCTAAAATAGCCAGGATAATAGAAGATATTGCTTATAGCAAGGGATATAAAATTTTATTCTGCAGTAATGAAAATAATGATGACCGTTCCCGGGACCTTATTAATCTATTTAGTAAACTTCAGGTTGACGGCTTTATCATTATCCCCTCCGCCGGAATAAAAAAAGATATAGAAAACCTTATAAAAAATAACATTCCTGTTGTTCTTTGCGATAGGCATTTCCCACAGTTAAAAACATCCTACGTTGTAATTAATAACTATGAAGCTTCAAAGGAAGCTACAACGCACCTGATTAACAACGGATTTAAAAATATTGCTTTTATAACCACCGATGTAAGACAAATTCAAATGTTAGACCGGTTAAAAGGTTATGAAAAAGCAATAGCCGAGGCAGGTTTAAAAAGTACTGTACTGCAAATTCCCTTTGCTGATACCAATTCAGAAAAAGGAAGGGATATGATAAGTTGCCTTTTTACTGAAAATAAAGAATTAGATGCGGTTTTCTTTTCCACAAATTATTTAACACAGAGTGGCTTGGAAATGATTAAAGAGACCAATCCAAGCCTTATTAATACCCTGGGAATTATAACTTTTGATGATAATGATTTATTCAGGATTTACTCCCCGAGTATTAGTGCGGTAGCGCAACCCTTACATCAGATAGGGCAAGAACTCATGAATATTATGCTCAACCTTTTAAAAGACAATAATACAAACCAACTAAAACAAGTTACATTAAAAGCAAATCTAATAATTCGAAACTCATCACTAAGAAAGAATTAA
- the rplS gene encoding 50S ribosomal protein L19 codes for MEALVKFVQDEFITKKDFPEFSAGDTITVYYEIKEGEKTRTQFFRGVVIQRRGSGASETFTIRKMSGTVGVERIFPVNMPALQKIEINKRGKVRRARIFYFRGLTGKKARIKEVRS; via the coding sequence TAGTAAAATTTGTTCAGGACGAATTTATAACAAAGAAAGATTTTCCGGAATTTTCAGCCGGTGATACAATTACTGTTTATTACGAAATTAAAGAAGGTGAAAAAACACGTACCCAGTTCTTCAGAGGTGTTGTAATACAAAGAAGAGGTAGTGGTGCTTCAGAAACATTTACCATCAGAAAAATGTCTGGTACTGTTGGTGTTGAGCGTATTTTTCCAGTAAACATGCCTGCCCTTCAAAAAATTGAAATCAACAAAAGAGGTAAAGTTCGCAGAGCTCGCATATTTTACTTTAGAGGACTTACCGGTAAAAAAGCAAGAATTAAAGAAGTTAGATCTTAA
- a CDS encoding GH92 family glycosyl hydrolase, whose protein sequence is MKKNTLLVLLFLFSQNFIFSQTDILEKIENPVDYASPLMGTDSDYRLSNGNVYPAIALPWGMNFWTPQTGEMGNGWAYTYDANKIRGFKQTHQPSPWMNDYGQFSIMPVTGKLLFKEDDRQSWFSHKAETVKPYYYKVYLADHDVTTEITPTERAAIFRFTFPETDSSYVVIDAFDRGSYVKIIPAERKILGYTTRNSGGVPENFKNYFVLVFDKDFEVTKTFKDSILSGNLEATSNHAGAVIGFKTKEDEQVNVKIASSFISFEQAEQNLKELGNDNFESLKKKGRQIWNKELNRIQIEGGTPQQYKTFYSCLYRSLLFPRKFYEYDKNGNVIHYSPYNGKVLPGYMFTDTGFWDTFRALFPFLNLMYPELNGHMQEGLSNAYTESGWLPEWASPGLRNVMVGNNSASVVAEAYLKSGNVYEYDIENLYKALIHGANNAGPLTAVGRAGADYYKKLGYIPYDIGLNENAARTLEYAYDDFAIYQLAKKLNKPQEEIELYKKRSLNYKNLYDPETQLMRGKNENGEFMKPFNPFKWGDAFTEGNSWHYSWSVFHDMQGLIDLMGGEKNFISQLDKVFSLPPVFDESYYRGVIHEIREMQIADMGQYAHGNQPIQHMIYLYNYAGQPWKTQYWVRETMNRMYLPTPDGYCGDEDNGQTSAWYVFSALGFYPVAPATDQYVMGAPLFKKITLNLENGNKVIINALQNSDENRYIKSIKLNGKKYQKNWLSHKEIMKGAVLDIEMNNEPNKKRGAKPSAYPYSLSNEK, encoded by the coding sequence ATGAAAAAAAACACCTTATTAGTACTACTCTTTTTATTTTCACAAAACTTTATATTTAGCCAAACTGATATACTGGAAAAAATTGAAAACCCTGTAGATTATGCAAGTCCTTTAATGGGAACAGATTCAGACTACCGGCTCTCCAACGGAAATGTTTATCCGGCCATTGCGCTACCATGGGGAATGAATTTCTGGACTCCGCAAACAGGCGAAATGGGCAATGGTTGGGCATATACGTACGACGCCAATAAAATAAGAGGCTTTAAGCAAACTCATCAGCCCTCACCCTGGATGAATGATTATGGTCAATTTTCAATTATGCCTGTTACCGGTAAACTTCTTTTTAAAGAAGATGACCGCCAAAGTTGGTTTTCTCATAAAGCGGAAACAGTAAAACCTTACTATTATAAAGTATATCTGGCTGATCATGATGTTACTACTGAAATTACCCCTACAGAAAGAGCTGCCATTTTTCGATTTACTTTTCCCGAAACTGATAGCAGTTATGTGGTAATAGATGCATTTGACAGAGGGTCATATGTGAAAATAATTCCTGCGGAAAGAAAAATATTGGGCTATACTACAAGAAACAGTGGTGGCGTACCCGAAAATTTTAAAAACTACTTTGTTCTGGTTTTTGATAAAGACTTTGAAGTAACCAAAACTTTTAAAGATTCAATACTTTCCGGAAATCTTGAAGCAACATCAAATCATGCAGGTGCTGTTATTGGCTTCAAAACAAAAGAAGATGAACAGGTAAACGTAAAAATAGCTTCATCTTTTATAAGTTTTGAGCAGGCAGAACAAAATCTTAAAGAATTAGGAAATGACAATTTTGAAAGCCTGAAGAAAAAAGGAAGGCAAATATGGAATAAAGAATTAAACCGTATACAAATTGAAGGTGGCACACCCCAACAATATAAAACTTTTTATAGTTGTTTATACCGTTCTTTACTATTCCCGAGAAAATTTTATGAATACGATAAAAATGGCAATGTAATACATTATAGCCCCTATAACGGAAAAGTATTGCCCGGATATATGTTTACCGATACCGGTTTTTGGGATACATTCAGGGCCCTCTTCCCTTTTTTAAACTTGATGTATCCTGAACTTAACGGCCATATGCAGGAAGGCCTTTCCAATGCCTATACCGAAAGTGGTTGGTTACCGGAATGGGCAAGTCCCGGTTTGCGAAATGTAATGGTAGGTAACAACTCTGCCTCGGTAGTTGCTGAAGCTTATTTAAAAAGTGGAAATGTTTATGAATATGATATAGAAAACCTATATAAAGCACTTATTCACGGTGCCAATAATGCAGGGCCTTTAACTGCTGTGGGACGCGCCGGAGCTGATTATTATAAAAAGTTAGGGTATATTCCTTACGATATCGGGTTGAATGAAAATGCAGCCAGAACCCTTGAATATGCATATGATGATTTTGCAATTTATCAACTGGCAAAAAAACTTAACAAACCTCAAGAAGAAATAGAATTATATAAAAAACGAAGCCTTAATTATAAAAACTTATATGATCCTGAAACCCAATTGATGAGAGGAAAAAATGAAAATGGGGAGTTTATGAAACCTTTTAACCCGTTTAAATGGGGAGATGCCTTTACCGAAGGTAACAGCTGGCATTACAGTTGGTCTGTTTTTCACGACATGCAAGGACTTATTGACTTAATGGGTGGAGAAAAGAATTTTATTTCCCAGTTAGATAAAGTTTTTTCACTTCCTCCGGTATTTGATGAAAGTTATTATAGGGGAGTAATTCATGAAATACGTGAAATGCAAATAGCCGATATGGGACAATATGCACATGGCAACCAACCAATTCAGCATATGATCTATTTATACAATTATGCAGGCCAGCCGTGGAAAACACAATACTGGGTTCGCGAAACCATGAACAGGATGTACTTACCAACACCCGATGGTTATTGTGGAGATGAGGATAACGGCCAAACATCTGCATGGTATGTATTTTCAGCATTAGGCTTTTATCCGGTAGCTCCTGCAACCGACCAGTATGTTATGGGTGCACCTCTATTTAAAAAAATAACCCTCAATTTGGAAAATGGTAACAAAGTAATTATAAATGCGCTACAAAACAGCGATGAAAACCGTTATATTAAAAGTATTAAACTTAATGGTAAAAAATATCAAAAAAACTGGCTAAGTCATAAAGAAATAATGAAAGGGGCTGTACTGGATATAGAGATGAATAATGAACCCAATAAAAAGAGAGGGGCAAAACCATCGGCCTACCCTTATTCACTTTCCAATGAAAAATAG
- a CDS encoding glycoside hydrolase family 43 protein: MKKLAIIFVIYIFSISCNNKTNHNPAFPGWYADPEGVIFNNEYWIFPTYSAPYEKQVFLDAFSSKDLVNWKKHKRIIDTSSIKWAHKAMWAPSIIEKNNKYFLFFGANDIQNNEEEGGIGIGVSSQPQGPYKDYLGKPLIDKFYNGAQPIDQFVFKDEDEKYYLIYGGWKHCNIAQLNQEFTGFVPFENGTVFKEITPDNYVEGPCMFKKNGKYYLMWSEGGWTGPNYSVAYAIANSPTGPFKRIGKILQQDLKVATGAGHHSVIHPEGTDNYYIIYHRRPLDETDQNSRVTCIDIMEFDENGFIKPIKITFEGVKPFPLKNK; encoded by the coding sequence ATGAAGAAACTTGCTATAATATTTGTTATCTACATTTTTTCTATATCATGTAATAACAAAACGAACCATAATCCTGCTTTTCCAGGATGGTATGCCGATCCGGAAGGGGTGATTTTTAATAATGAATACTGGATATTTCCTACTTATTCAGCACCATATGAAAAACAGGTGTTTTTGGATGCATTTTCTTCCAAAGATCTTGTGAACTGGAAAAAGCATAAAAGAATAATAGACACTTCATCAATTAAATGGGCTCACAAGGCAATGTGGGCTCCTTCAATTATCGAAAAAAACAATAAATATTTTCTCTTTTTTGGTGCAAATGACATTCAAAATAATGAAGAAGAGGGAGGAATAGGCATTGGTGTAAGCAGTCAGCCTCAAGGTCCTTATAAAGATTATTTGGGAAAACCACTTATCGATAAATTTTATAATGGTGCACAACCAATTGATCAGTTTGTTTTTAAAGATGAAGATGAAAAATACTATTTAATTTACGGAGGATGGAAACATTGTAACATAGCTCAATTAAATCAAGAGTTTACAGGATTTGTTCCATTTGAAAATGGCACTGTTTTTAAAGAAATTACCCCGGATAATTATGTAGAAGGGCCATGTATGTTTAAAAAAAACGGGAAATACTATCTCATGTGGTCCGAGGGTGGATGGACAGGCCCGAATTATAGTGTAGCTTATGCCATAGCCAATTCTCCTACCGGCCCCTTTAAACGCATTGGTAAAATTTTACAACAGGACCTAAAAGTAGCAACCGGTGCCGGTCACCATAGTGTAATTCATCCTGAAGGAACTGATAACTATTATATAATTTACCACAGGAGACCCCTGGATGAAACTGACCAGAATTCACGGGTAACTTGTATTGACATCATGGAATTTGATGAAAACGGATTTATTAAACCAATAAAAATAACTTTTGAAGGCGTAAAACCCTTTCCACTCAAAAACAAATAA
- a CDS encoding NADP-dependent isocitrate dehydrogenase: MAHNSKIFYTKTDEAPALATYSWLSIVKAFTSGANIDLETKDISLAGRILATFPENLEENQKVPNALAELGDLVKKPEANIIKLPNISASIPQLKGAIKELQEKGFNIPGYPDEPKNDTEKEIKSRYDKIKGSAVNPVLREGNSDRRAPKAVKNYAKKNPHSMGKWSADSKSHVASMTSGDFKSNEKSLTMTEAQNLQIQLLKDNGEIEILKDKIAVLKDEIIDATYMSKKALISFLEKQVADAKEKGVLFSLHMKATMMKVSDPIIFGHAVKIFFKDVFEKYQNIFDELGVEENNGLGNVLAKIEELPTDKKTHIEAEINKVLKEGPELAMVNSDKGITNLHVPSDIIIDASMPAMIRNSGQMWNDKGESQDTKAVIPDSSYSAVYEATIDFCKQNGAFDPTTMGTVPNVGLMAQKAEEYGSHDKTFEISANGKVQVVNDKGNILIEHTVEQGDIWRMCQVKDLPVQDWIKLAVNRARATHTPAVFWLDENRAHDIELIKKVKKYLPEHDTSGLEIHIMSPEKATYFTLQRIKEGKDTISVTGNVLRDYLTDLFPILEVGTSAKMLSIVPLMNGGGLFETGAGGSAPKHVEQFLEEGHLRWDSLGEFLALAVSLEHFGETNNNDKALVLAETLDEATELFLENDKSPSRKVGELDTRGSHFYLSLYWAQQLAEQNKDLNLKKSFQPIAEALKNNENKIIEELNNAQGHTINIGGYYFPDEEKTAHAMRPSNTFNSILEKII, from the coding sequence ATGGCACACAATTCCAAAATATTTTATACTAAAACAGATGAAGCTCCGGCATTAGCTACTTATTCCTGGTTATCAATAGTTAAAGCATTTACTTCAGGTGCTAATATAGACCTGGAAACTAAAGATATCTCCCTTGCAGGAAGAATTCTTGCTACTTTCCCTGAAAACTTAGAAGAGAACCAAAAAGTGCCCAATGCCCTGGCAGAACTGGGAGATTTGGTTAAAAAACCTGAAGCCAATATAATTAAATTACCCAATATAAGTGCTTCTATCCCTCAGTTAAAAGGTGCTATAAAAGAATTACAGGAAAAAGGTTTCAATATACCTGGTTATCCAGACGAACCAAAAAATGATACCGAAAAAGAAATAAAATCACGTTACGATAAAATTAAAGGAAGCGCTGTTAACCCGGTTTTGAGAGAAGGTAACTCAGACAGGAGAGCTCCAAAAGCCGTAAAAAACTACGCAAAGAAAAATCCACACAGTATGGGTAAATGGTCTGCTGATTCTAAATCACATGTAGCCAGCATGACAAGCGGAGATTTTAAATCCAACGAAAAGTCATTGACAATGACCGAGGCACAAAACCTGCAAATTCAACTATTAAAAGATAATGGAGAAATAGAGATTCTTAAAGATAAAATAGCGGTTTTAAAGGATGAAATCATAGATGCTACCTATATGAGTAAAAAAGCTTTGATTTCTTTTTTAGAAAAACAGGTTGCAGATGCCAAAGAAAAAGGTGTCCTTTTTTCTTTACATATGAAGGCCACTATGATGAAAGTTTCCGATCCTATTATTTTTGGACATGCTGTTAAAATATTTTTTAAAGATGTTTTTGAAAAATATCAGAATATTTTTGATGAATTAGGTGTTGAAGAAAACAATGGCCTTGGTAATGTGCTCGCTAAAATAGAAGAGTTACCCACCGATAAAAAAACTCATATAGAAGCCGAAATAAATAAAGTTTTAAAAGAAGGCCCTGAATTGGCCATGGTAAATTCTGATAAAGGAATCACCAATCTTCACGTACCAAGTGATATTATTATTGACGCATCTATGCCGGCAATGATAAGAAACTCCGGACAAATGTGGAATGATAAAGGGGAAAGCCAGGACACCAAAGCTGTTATTCCTGACAGTAGTTACTCGGCAGTTTATGAAGCAACCATAGACTTTTGCAAACAAAACGGTGCATTTGACCCTACCACAATGGGCACTGTACCGAATGTAGGCTTAATGGCTCAAAAAGCTGAAGAATATGGTTCGCATGATAAAACATTTGAAATTTCAGCTAATGGTAAAGTTCAGGTCGTTAATGATAAAGGAAATATTTTAATTGAACACACTGTTGAACAAGGTGATATCTGGAGAATGTGTCAGGTAAAAGATCTTCCTGTTCAGGATTGGATAAAACTAGCGGTAAACAGGGCCAGAGCTACCCATACACCAGCTGTATTCTGGTTAGACGAAAACAGGGCTCATGATATTGAACTAATTAAAAAAGTAAAAAAATATCTGCCGGAACATGACACCTCCGGTTTGGAAATACATATAATGTCACCTGAAAAGGCTACATATTTTACTTTACAAAGAATAAAAGAAGGTAAGGATACCATTTCGGTTACAGGTAATGTTTTAAGAGATTATTTAACCGACCTTTTTCCTATTCTAGAAGTAGGAACAAGTGCAAAAATGCTTTCCATAGTTCCTTTAATGAATGGCGGAGGTCTTTTTGAAACCGGAGCAGGAGGTTCTGCACCTAAACATGTAGAACAATTTTTAGAAGAAGGACATCTAAGATGGGATTCACTTGGTGAGTTTTTAGCGTTAGCCGTTTCTTTAGAACATTTTGGTGAAACCAACAATAATGATAAAGCTCTTGTTTTAGCAGAAACTCTGGACGAAGCTACCGAATTATTTTTAGAAAATGATAAATCCCCTTCCCGTAAAGTGGGAGAACTTGATACAAGAGGAAGTCATTTTTATTTAAGTCTTTACTGGGCACAACAGCTTGCTGAACAGAATAAAGATTTAAACTTAAAAAAATCTTTTCAGCCAATTGCCGAAGCACTCAAAAATAATGAGAATAAAATAATTGAAGAATTGAATAACGCTCAGGGTCATACAATTAACATTGGCGGGTATTATTTCCCCGATGAAGAAAAAACTGCACATGCAATGAGACCCAGTAACACTTTTAACTCTATCCTTGAGAAAATAATTTGA